A region of uncultured Desulfobacter sp. DNA encodes the following proteins:
- the cas1 gene encoding CRISPR-associated endonuclease Cas1 — MPEKNNLLIPVRMVNEYVYCPRLAYMMWVQGEFAHSADTVEGAIRHKRVDKPGGKQPEKAEEGTEEIHARSVALSSEILGITAKIDLVEGTGIEVQPVDYKKGKRPHVAAGAYAPERVQVCAQGLLLREHGFRSDCGILYFAGSRERVKVQFDEDLIAETTRAIEGLRADSGKDKPPPVLVDSPKCARCSLLGICLPDEIGFLTSRREDIRPIYARSEHAFPLYVQSAASYVRKDGGSLVIEEKREKMAEVRLKDTSQVVLFGHCGMSTPALHECFRRQLPVTFMSYGGWFIGHGTGTGHHNVETRTAQYRASFDEQRCLGLAGSLVQAKIQNCRTLLRRNWKSSEDGDDKAPQPLLGALKSDMQQALKADSLQTLLGVEGTAARRYFEHLVFMFSPLKQAERDSFNFSGRNRRPPKDPVNALLSFAYAMLVREWTVVLSAVGLDPYRGFYHQMRFARPALALDMMEPFRPLVADSTVITVINNGEVKMQDFITTAFGCNLTPRGRKAFITAFERRLAQEVTHPVFGYRLSYRRLFEVQARLLIRYLTGEILEYPTFVTR; from the coding sequence ATGCCTGAAAAGAACAACCTTTTGATCCCGGTCCGCATGGTCAACGAGTATGTTTATTGCCCGCGTCTGGCATATATGATGTGGGTCCAGGGGGAGTTTGCGCACAGCGCCGATACGGTGGAGGGCGCAATACGGCATAAACGGGTGGATAAGCCGGGCGGCAAACAGCCGGAAAAAGCAGAAGAGGGAACGGAAGAGATCCACGCACGATCCGTGGCGCTCAGTTCGGAAATCCTGGGCATCACAGCCAAAATTGATTTGGTGGAAGGCACCGGCATTGAGGTGCAGCCGGTTGACTATAAAAAGGGAAAACGGCCCCATGTTGCGGCCGGGGCCTATGCACCGGAACGGGTGCAGGTCTGTGCCCAGGGTTTGCTGCTGCGGGAGCACGGGTTTAGGTCAGACTGCGGGATTCTCTATTTTGCCGGCTCCAGGGAACGGGTAAAAGTTCAGTTTGACGAAGACCTTATTGCCGAGACCACACGCGCCATTGAAGGGCTCAGGGCTGACAGCGGCAAAGACAAACCGCCGCCTGTGCTTGTGGACAGCCCCAAATGCGCCCGGTGCTCTCTTCTGGGTATCTGCCTGCCCGATGAAATTGGTTTTCTTACCAGCCGGCGTGAAGATATCCGGCCCATCTATGCACGGTCGGAACATGCCTTTCCTTTGTATGTGCAGTCTGCTGCAAGCTATGTGCGCAAAGACGGCGGCAGCCTGGTCATTGAAGAAAAACGGGAAAAAATGGCTGAGGTCCGTTTAAAGGACACATCCCAGGTGGTGCTGTTCGGCCATTGCGGCATGAGTACCCCGGCGCTGCACGAGTGTTTTCGCAGACAGCTGCCGGTGACGTTTATGAGTTACGGCGGCTGGTTCATCGGCCACGGCACGGGAACCGGGCATCATAATGTGGAAACCCGGACTGCCCAGTACCGGGCCAGTTTTGATGAGCAACGCTGTCTGGGCCTGGCGGGAAGTCTGGTCCAGGCCAAAATCCAGAATTGCCGCACCCTGCTGCGCCGCAACTGGAAATCATCGGAAGACGGGGATGACAAGGCGCCGCAGCCTTTGCTGGGCGCATTAAAAAGTGACATGCAGCAGGCGTTAAAGGCGGATAGCCTGCAGACACTTCTGGGCGTTGAGGGAACTGCAGCCCGGCGTTATTTCGAACATCTGGTTTTTATGTTTTCACCCCTGAAGCAGGCGGAAAGGGATAGTTTTAATTTTTCCGGCCGAAACAGGCGTCCGCCCAAGGATCCGGTCAATGCACTGTTATCCTTTGCCTATGCCATGCTGGTCCGGGAGTGGACCGTGGTCCTGTCGGCAGTGGGCCTTGATCCCTACCGGGGCTTTTACCACCAGATGCGTTTTGCCCGCCCGGCCCTGGCTTTGGACATGATGGAGCCGTTTCGCCCGCTGGTTGCCGATTCCACGGTGATTACAGTGATCAACAACGGTGAGGTTAAAATGCAGGATTTTATTACCACTGCCTTTGGCTGTAATTTGACGCCCCGGGGAAGAAAGGCATTTATTACTGCATTTGAAAGACGGCTGGCCCAGGAAGTGACTCATCCGGTTTTTGGCTACCGGCTCAGCTACCGGCGGCTTTTTGAAGTGCAGGCCCGCCTTTTGATCCGGTATTTGACCGGAGAAATTCTTGAGTACCCGACCTTTGTAACCCGATGA
- a CDS encoding TIGR02710 family CRISPR-associated CARF protein has translation MSETFLIATVGGSPAPIVASIKKWQPVRVLFIVSMETKKSVTTDTEFNGRPSPCILTSIKENGIADFTGRYDFFEIPDPQDYTALVREFRRIDQTVNKWKRDYDDIRIVVDITGGTKPMSAAMALIASRWENSTVSYVGGTERTKDGVGVVVDGKEQISHAHNPWAALGYLVEEQVKTLFNHGAYAAAKRLLEPARNAADSPRKEELNAFITLCDFFYLWNNFQHKAALKMVPRIEKDWNNLPIDADARSGLQHRFSIYKTELTQLTKGDNTEATGNALVRDLLANARRCMGQEEFDDAVARLYRAAEALAQARLCRYDFPDTGAIAFNRLPKRVQEMWQSHTRDQKGCIKLGLQDDFTLLYELDDERGRCFRELHLHDPQKSMLSARNKSILAHGYEPVSRIVAEKLLNATLKLADIEKENLLQFPKI, from the coding sequence ATGTCTGAAACATTTCTCATCGCCACCGTGGGCGGCTCCCCAGCCCCCATTGTTGCTTCCATTAAAAAGTGGCAACCTGTTCGGGTGCTTTTCATTGTCAGCATGGAAACAAAAAAAAGTGTGACCACGGATACGGAATTCAACGGCAGACCTTCGCCCTGTATCCTGACCTCAATTAAAGAGAACGGTATTGCTGACTTTACGGGTCGATATGATTTTTTTGAAATACCAGACCCACAGGATTATACGGCATTGGTGCGTGAGTTCCGCCGGATTGATCAGACAGTGAACAAATGGAAAAGGGACTATGACGACATCCGTATTGTCGTGGACATCACCGGCGGCACCAAGCCGATGAGCGCAGCCATGGCGTTGATCGCCTCGCGCTGGGAAAACAGTACTGTGTCTTATGTAGGCGGAACGGAACGAACCAAGGATGGTGTTGGTGTCGTGGTGGACGGGAAGGAACAGATCAGCCATGCCCATAATCCCTGGGCGGCACTTGGCTATCTCGTTGAAGAGCAGGTTAAGACACTTTTTAACCATGGTGCTTACGCCGCAGCAAAGCGCTTGCTTGAGCCTGCACGAAACGCCGCAGACTCACCGCGCAAGGAGGAGTTGAACGCGTTCATTACCTTATGTGACTTTTTTTACCTGTGGAATAATTTCCAGCATAAGGCTGCCTTGAAAATGGTCCCAAGAATAGAAAAGGACTGGAACAATCTGCCCATTGATGCCGATGCCAGATCCGGTCTGCAGCACCGATTTTCCATCTATAAAACCGAACTGACACAGCTCACGAAAGGGGATAATACGGAAGCAACCGGAAACGCCCTTGTGCGTGACCTTCTTGCCAATGCCAGACGATGCATGGGGCAGGAGGAGTTTGACGACGCTGTTGCCCGGCTGTACCGTGCTGCTGAAGCGTTGGCCCAGGCCCGGTTATGCCGGTACGATTTTCCAGATACCGGCGCTATTGCTTTTAACAGGCTCCCCAAAAGAGTGCAGGAAATGTGGCAATCCCATACCCGAGATCAGAAGGGATGTATCAAGCTTGGCCTGCAGGATGACTTCACACTGTTGTATGAACTTGATGATGAACGAGGGAGATGTTTTCGGGAGCTTCATCTGCATGATCCCCAAAAAAGTATGCTCAGCGCACGTAATAAATCCATCCTGGCGCATGGTTATGAACCGGTATCCAGGATCGTTGCTGAAAAATTGTTAAACGCCACACTGAAACTTGCTGACATTGAAAAGGAAAACCTGCTCCAGTTCCCGAAAATATGA
- the cmr6 gene encoding type III-B CRISPR module RAMP protein Cmr6, with translation MSVPLPESLRIQQRPDSANTGLWYDKFCNTWNNGWSMDAPKKLQWIKTVTGKQCGSSELLAEYSKRIAMLADQRKGSTRVFSTLYRFVTGMGREHPVENGFAWHHALGVPYLPGSSIKGMLRSYLDIWSDTDKPEIKRIFGPRRWQDEEKQWHDTDSSAGSVIFLDAVPIAPVALKADIMTPHYTPYYQDGKAPGDWHSPTPIPFLTVGNDAKFLFAVLPRTSAEKDQKDCAAILACLGKALQLTGAGAKTAVGYGRFNPEKQQKNTNHATQTGEHPLFREINHAKAGELAQVIYKIELLTDPTIKKQAIGKILEKIKGKEFKKIRTKAEKNPDHWLNKIKLLS, from the coding sequence ATGAGTGTACCATTACCGGAATCATTGAGAATTCAGCAGCGCCCTGACTCCGCCAATACCGGCCTGTGGTATGACAAATTCTGCAACACCTGGAATAACGGCTGGTCAATGGATGCGCCTAAAAAATTGCAATGGATAAAAACAGTCACAGGAAAACAATGCGGCAGTAGTGAACTTCTTGCTGAATATAGCAAGCGGATTGCAATGCTTGCCGATCAGCGCAAAGGCAGCACCCGGGTCTTTTCCACCCTCTACCGTTTTGTCACCGGCATGGGCCGTGAGCATCCGGTGGAAAACGGGTTTGCCTGGCATCATGCACTGGGAGTGCCCTATCTGCCCGGATCATCCATCAAGGGCATGCTCCGTTCATACCTCGACATATGGTCGGACACAGACAAACCTGAAATCAAACGCATCTTCGGCCCCCGCCGATGGCAGGATGAAGAAAAACAATGGCACGATACTGACTCCTCCGCAGGCTCGGTGATCTTCCTTGATGCCGTTCCCATAGCCCCTGTTGCTCTCAAGGCGGACATCATGACACCGCATTACACGCCGTATTATCAGGATGGCAAAGCCCCAGGTGACTGGCATTCTCCCACGCCGATCCCCTTTCTGACGGTCGGTAACGATGCGAAATTTCTGTTTGCTGTTCTGCCGCGCACCAGCGCAGAAAAGGATCAAAAAGATTGCGCAGCTATACTTGCCTGTCTCGGCAAAGCCCTGCAGCTTACTGGTGCCGGGGCCAAAACCGCTGTTGGATACGGTAGGTTCAATCCGGAAAAACAGCAGAAAAATACAAACCACGCCACTCAGACAGGAGAGCATCCCTTGTTTCGAGAAATAAACCATGCCAAGGCAGGAGAACTTGCCCAGGTTATTTATAAAATCGAGCTGTTGACAGATCCCACAATAAAAAAGCAGGCTATAGGAAAAATCTTGGAAAAAATTAAAGGAAAGGAATTTAAAAAGATACGTACTAAAGCAGAAAAAAACCCGGATCATTGGCTTAATAAAATTAAACTTCTCTCATAA
- the cmr5 gene encoding type III-B CRISPR module-associated protein Cmr5, whose product MIQTLEQRRAAHALNCVNYRKEAGQKTYGKYVSYVSALPATILMNGLGQACATLLSQKETKGHKELYDDLQSWLCGDDVAAPYHNSDNTGTQQLMDNITTSDETKYFRARAEALAYLVWLKKLAKAFLEQGE is encoded by the coding sequence ATGATCCAGACCCTTGAACAGCGCCGGGCGGCCCATGCGCTGAACTGCGTAAATTATCGGAAAGAAGCGGGCCAGAAGACCTATGGGAAGTATGTTTCCTATGTCTCGGCACTGCCTGCGACCATCCTGATGAACGGCCTTGGCCAGGCCTGCGCCACCCTGCTCTCACAAAAGGAGACAAAAGGACATAAGGAGCTGTATGATGACCTGCAATCCTGGCTCTGCGGTGATGATGTTGCTGCCCCCTATCACAATTCAGATAACACTGGCACCCAGCAGCTCATGGATAACATCACCACATCCGATGAAACCAAGTATTTCCGTGCCCGGGCAGAGGCTCTGGCCTATCTGGTCTGGCTGAAAAAACTGGCCAAAGCCTTTCTTGAACAGGGGGAATAA
- the cmr4 gene encoding type III-B CRISPR module RAMP protein Cmr4, with the protein MKTLLLGLLAETSIHPGAGQSADIIDLPVVREAATGYPVVPGSSFKGALTDYARDLQLKNADFIFGKQDDAGALLVSDVRLLLLPVRSLTSAYKWVTCPHLIERWQRDAERTGSGNNSAFPYFSVESGSFLGSDTDGLFLEERQFKPVAGSNEELRQCVKDFLLLIEAMTPLIRHEPTRTRLIKQLVIINDDDFAWFAKNGLGVQARNFLNTDTKKSKNLWYEEYIPADALFYAVLAERKDGAVTTIKTLFQEQPYLQLGGNETIGAGWFALSVTGGTQ; encoded by the coding sequence ATGAAAACACTTTTACTTGGTCTTCTTGCAGAGACATCGATTCATCCCGGTGCAGGACAATCTGCCGACATCATTGACCTGCCGGTGGTCCGCGAGGCGGCGACCGGCTATCCGGTTGTTCCCGGTTCGAGCTTCAAGGGGGCGCTGACTGATTACGCCCGGGATCTGCAGCTGAAGAATGCCGATTTTATCTTCGGCAAGCAGGATGACGCCGGCGCCCTGCTGGTCTCAGATGTCCGGCTCCTGCTCCTGCCGGTGCGCAGTCTGACCTCGGCCTATAAATGGGTAACCTGCCCGCACCTGATTGAACGCTGGCAGCGTGATGCCGAACGTACAGGGAGCGGAAACAATTCTGCGTTCCCGTATTTCTCCGTCGAATCCGGTTCTTTTCTTGGCAGCGATACGGACGGTCTTTTCCTTGAAGAGCGGCAGTTCAAGCCGGTTGCGGGTTCAAATGAAGAACTGAGGCAGTGTGTCAAAGACTTTCTCTTATTGATTGAAGCCATGACACCACTGATCAGACATGAACCCACGCGTACCCGGCTTATCAAACAGCTTGTCATCATCAATGATGATGATTTTGCCTGGTTTGCAAAAAACGGCCTGGGTGTACAGGCGCGAAATTTTCTGAACACGGATACCAAAAAGAGCAAAAACCTCTGGTATGAAGAATACATCCCGGCGGACGCCCTGTTCTACGCAGTGCTTGCCGAACGGAAGGATGGAGCGGTCACAACCATTAAAACACTTTTCCAGGAACAGCCATACCTGCAACTTGGCGGCAACGAGACCATTGGTGCCGGCTGGTTCGCCCTTTCCGTGACAGGAGGTACGCAATGA
- a CDS encoding type III-B CRISPR module-associated Cmr3 family protein, producing the protein MNQIIYYSLTPQDAWFFRDGRPYNKTESNQADAMSQFPPSPRTIAGALRAALARANGWEKGPTWDCSLNPVIGNGPDDLGALKFTGPFLMKNRLPFYPAPLHLLGKTEEENEEKTKEKIWNPITLLRPANEKTLTDKGYIHLPETDGNLSVKGLKPAEKRWLSKTGYQYILAGNLPGAEDLKAADSLWKIERRVGLQRNPSTLQTEEGALYSPAFVRLCKETSLGFGLSMDATKMSAGFIAVLPALFPLGGESRLALCEELDTVDILPSCPELTAGGNLVRFIVTALTPVPAQREENITALLGIDGVVGVSACVGRPVFFGGWNSIKREPLPLEPFYPPGSVWFFEAPEAALPQILALHGQWIGKKRLSAYGFGQVAIGCWPKKDNN; encoded by the coding sequence GTGAACCAGATAATTTATTATTCACTGACCCCGCAGGATGCCTGGTTTTTCCGGGACGGGCGCCCCTATAACAAAACGGAATCCAATCAGGCCGACGCAATGTCACAATTTCCGCCGTCACCCCGGACCATTGCCGGTGCCCTTCGTGCCGCACTGGCCCGCGCCAATGGATGGGAAAAGGGCCCAACATGGGATTGCAGCCTTAATCCGGTTATAGGAAACGGCCCGGATGACCTGGGTGCGTTGAAATTCACCGGGCCGTTTCTTATGAAAAACAGGCTGCCATTCTACCCCGCGCCACTGCACCTTCTGGGTAAAACAGAAGAGGAAAATGAGGAAAAAACGAAAGAAAAGATCTGGAACCCCATCACCCTGCTTCGACCAGCAAACGAAAAAACACTGACCGACAAAGGCTATATACACCTGCCGGAAACGGACGGGAATCTTTCCGTTAAAGGGCTGAAACCGGCAGAAAAACGATGGCTGAGTAAAACCGGTTATCAGTACATCCTTGCTGGAAATCTGCCGGGGGCAGAAGATCTGAAGGCAGCAGATTCCCTGTGGAAAATAGAACGCCGCGTCGGTCTGCAACGCAACCCATCAACCCTGCAGACCGAAGAAGGGGCACTGTACAGCCCGGCGTTTGTACGGCTTTGCAAAGAAACATCTCTGGGGTTCGGCCTGTCCATGGATGCAACGAAAATGTCCGCAGGCTTCATTGCCGTGCTGCCCGCATTATTTCCCCTGGGCGGGGAGTCCCGACTGGCACTGTGCGAAGAACTGGATACAGTGGATATATTGCCGTCCTGCCCTGAATTAACAGCGGGTGGCAATCTTGTCCGTTTTATCGTGACTGCCCTAACGCCGGTCCCGGCCCAAAGGGAAGAAAACATCACCGCGCTCCTTGGCATTGACGGAGTGGTTGGTGTTTCCGCCTGCGTGGGCAGGCCTGTTTTCTTTGGGGGTTGGAATTCAATCAAAAGGGAGCCGCTTCCGCTTGAACCCTTTTATCCACCCGGCAGCGTCTGGTTCTTTGAAGCGCCGGAAGCTGCATTGCCCCAAATCCTTGCCCTGCATGGCCAATGGATTGGTAAAAAACGCCTGAGTGCTTACGGTTTTGGCCAGGTTGCCATTGGCTGCTGGCCAAAAAAAGACAACAACTGA